One window from the genome of Acinetobacter sp. ANC 7912 encodes:
- a CDS encoding HlyC/CorC family transporter: MHEESGPSWGMRGLRKWLGTAPETRDELLKLVQDSRRFLEPDTVAMLEGVLDLPATKIREVMTPRTSMISLQEDDQLLDILHVLVESAHSRFPVFSADQPDNVVGILLAKDLLPFLTEPTSKVDIRALMRQPLFVPESARSDQVLRMLKNTQTHIAIVIDEYGATSGLVTLEDILEEIVGEIEDEHDIADEEAQYIVPDNDSKTANTWIVQALTPIEYFNDLLDANFPDDEVETMGGLLLQEIGLVSDLEGQVVELDNWAFTILEADARSIHSIRAVRQ, translated from the coding sequence ATGCACGAGGAATCAGGCCCGTCGTGGGGCATGCGCGGCTTACGCAAATGGCTGGGAACTGCACCCGAAACCCGCGACGAACTGTTAAAATTAGTACAAGATTCACGTCGATTTTTAGAACCCGATACAGTGGCGATGCTGGAAGGTGTACTCGACCTTCCAGCGACCAAGATTCGTGAAGTGATGACTCCACGAACTTCCATGATCAGTCTGCAGGAAGATGACCAACTGCTGGATATCCTGCATGTGCTGGTGGAATCTGCTCATTCCCGCTTCCCAGTCTTTTCCGCCGATCAGCCGGATAATGTTGTCGGCATCCTGCTGGCCAAAGACCTGTTACCGTTCCTGACCGAACCAACGTCTAAGGTGGATATTCGTGCCTTGATGCGCCAGCCTCTATTCGTGCCAGAAAGTGCCCGTTCTGACCAGGTTCTGCGTATGCTGAAAAACACCCAGACCCATATTGCGATCGTAATTGATGAATATGGTGCGACTTCTGGTCTAGTCACCCTGGAAGATATTCTGGAAGAGATTGTCGGCGAAATTGAAGATGAGCACGATATTGCTGATGAAGAAGCACAATACATTGTTCCAGATAATGATTCCAAAACGGCTAACACTTGGATCGTGCAAGCCTTAACACCAATTGAATATTTTAATGATCTGCTGGATGCCAATTTCCCGGATGATGAAGTCGAAACCATGGGTGGCTTGCTGTTACAGGAAATTGGCCTGGTGAGTGATCTGGAAGGTCAGGTCGTGGAACTGGATAACTGGGCATTTACCATTCTGGAAGCAGATGCACGCTCCATTCACTCGATCCGGGCTGTGCGTCAATGA
- the hemH gene encoding ferrochelatase → MFAKPKVTIILANLGTPDAPTVPAVRAFLQEFLSDQRVIEIPKPIWQIILRLFILPFRPKRVAHAYAAVWGKDSPMREILSQQVETVKAELISRYPQFELTVVPAMTYGNPNIRAVLNQLSANPQDHVILLPLFPQYSATSTAPLYDAVAKWVLTQRNLPGLSIIRDYYQHPLFIQALAQSVRDYQAVHGKPEKLLMSFHGIPQPYADKGDPYADRCRITGKLVAEALRLSDDEYGISFQSRFGKQEWVKPYTDALIEDWAKQGVKSIQVMSPAFSADCLETLEELAMQNAETFKAHGGEQYSYIPALNSREDHLQLLNSLLQANLDALTHTLAH, encoded by the coding sequence ATGTTTGCTAAACCGAAAGTCACCATTATTCTGGCCAATCTCGGTACTCCGGATGCACCTACAGTTCCCGCAGTACGTGCATTTTTGCAGGAATTTCTGTCCGATCAGCGCGTTATTGAAATTCCAAAACCAATCTGGCAGATCATTCTGCGTCTGTTTATCTTGCCGTTCCGTCCTAAACGCGTAGCCCATGCCTATGCAGCCGTCTGGGGCAAGGATTCGCCAATGCGTGAAATCCTGTCGCAGCAGGTCGAAACGGTTAAGGCTGAACTCATTTCACGCTATCCACAGTTTGAACTAACTGTTGTTCCTGCCATGACCTATGGCAATCCGAATATTCGGGCAGTACTAAACCAGCTCAGTGCCAATCCGCAGGATCATGTCATTCTATTGCCGTTGTTCCCGCAGTATTCAGCCACTTCGACTGCACCACTGTACGATGCTGTAGCGAAATGGGTCTTGACCCAGCGTAACCTGCCAGGTCTTTCCATCATTCGGGATTATTATCAGCATCCGCTATTTATTCAGGCACTAGCGCAAAGTGTACGAGACTACCAGGCCGTGCATGGTAAGCCGGAAAAGCTGCTGATGTCTTTCCATGGTATTCCACAGCCTTATGCTGATAAGGGAGATCCGTATGCGGATCGTTGCCGCATTACTGGAAAATTGGTGGCAGAAGCTTTGAGGCTATCTGATGATGAATATGGCATCAGTTTCCAGTCACGTTTTGGCAAGCAGGAATGGGTCAAGCCTTATACTGATGCCTTAATTGAAGACTGGGCCAAGCAGGGTGTGAAATCGATTCAGGTGATGAGTCCGGCATTTTCTGCGGACTGCCTGGAAACGCTGGAAGAATTGGCCATGCAAAATGCAGAGACTTTTAAAGCCCATGGTGGTGAGCAGTATAGTTATATTCCGGCTCTGAACAGCCGTGAAGATCATTTGCAATTGCTCAATTCCCTGCTACAGGCTAATCTTGACGCATTAACCCATACTCTTGCTCACTAA
- the gspG gene encoding type II secretion system major pseudopilin GspG has protein sequence MNQQLGSSKVGACMTRIKHASGFTLIEVMVVIVILGVLAALIVPNVMGRGEKAKVDTTVIKLQSVAGSLDQYKLDNGKYPSMQDGGLDALVNKPASAKNWLPGGYVKGGYPKDSWDNDLQYVIPGTNGRPFDLYSFGADGQSGGEGTDADIYYQP, from the coding sequence ATGAATCAACAGCTAGGTTCTTCAAAAGTAGGTGCATGTATGACGCGTATCAAACATGCTTCAGGTTTTACCCTGATTGAAGTGATGGTAGTGATCGTGATTCTTGGCGTACTGGCTGCACTGATCGTACCAAATGTGATGGGCCGTGGTGAAAAAGCCAAAGTCGATACAACTGTCATTAAGCTGCAAAGCGTGGCTGGTTCACTGGACCAGTACAAGCTCGACAATGGCAAATATCCAAGCATGCAGGATGGTGGTCTAGATGCTTTAGTGAATAAACCAGCTTCAGCAAAAAACTGGCTGCCAGGTGGCTATGTCAAAGGCGGTTATCCGAAAGACAGCTGGGATAATGACCTGCAATATGTGATTCCGGGCACCAATGGTCGTCCATTTGATCTGTACTCATTTGGTGCCGATGGTCAGTCTGGTGGCGAAGGTACTGATGCTGATATTTATTATCAGCCTTAA
- the tusA gene encoding sulfurtransferase TusA → MSDAEITPSLQLNTRGLRCPEPVMMLHQAIRKSKSGDVVEVFATDNSTSWDIPKFCMHLGHELLLQEERLDENGNKEFHYLVKKG, encoded by the coding sequence ATGTCTGACGCTGAAATTACCCCAAGCCTGCAATTGAATACCCGTGGTTTACGCTGTCCTGAGCCAGTCATGATGCTGCATCAGGCGATCCGTAAGTCCAAGTCAGGTGATGTAGTTGAGGTCTTTGCAACGGATAATTCAACGTCATGGGATATTCCAAAATTCTGTATGCATTTGGGGCACGAATTATTGCTGCAGGAAGAGCGTTTGGATGAAAATGGCAATAAAGAGTTTCATTATCTGGTGAAGAAAGGCTAA
- a CDS encoding IS30-like element IS18 family transposase encodes MKKYTQLSQDERYEIYATLKSKSSIANLARELGRSRSTIYRELKRNTGQRGYRAQQAAKFASQRRYRPSSSMTAFAFAYIDYLIGLDWSPEQISGALTQRGWLDVPSHEWIYQYIYQDKSKGGKLHLHLRHQKKYRKRGYKNTDRRGQIIDKTSIHCRDQVIDQRQRLGDFEGDTVIGKHHKGALLTLVDRKSLYVHIVHLGSTRASSQTITCALDRLRMSHAYSVTFDNGKEFSEHKRITDAGIETYFADPYKSIQRARNENTNGLIRQYLPKSSSFDDVSNEQIEQIEFALNHRPRKTLGWYTPSEVMAGFYTVALAA; translated from the coding sequence ATGAAGAAATACACCCAACTTTCTCAAGATGAAAGATACGAAATTTATGCTACTTTGAAAAGTAAAAGCTCAATCGCTAACCTTGCTCGGGAGTTAGGGCGTTCACGCTCAACCATCTACCGTGAATTAAAAAGAAATACTGGGCAACGTGGATATAGGGCTCAACAGGCAGCTAAATTTGCAAGTCAAAGACGGTACCGTCCTTCCTCATCAATGACAGCATTTGCCTTCGCCTATATTGATTATTTAATTGGCTTGGACTGGTCACCAGAACAAATTTCAGGTGCTTTAACACAACGCGGTTGGCTGGATGTACCTTCACATGAGTGGATTTACCAGTACATTTATCAAGATAAATCAAAAGGCGGTAAACTCCATCTACACTTAAGGCATCAGAAGAAATATCGAAAACGAGGTTACAAAAACACGGATCGTAGGGGGCAAATCATTGATAAAACAAGTATTCACTGTCGAGACCAGGTCATTGATCAACGACAACGTTTAGGAGATTTCGAAGGTGACACGGTGATTGGTAAACATCATAAAGGTGCTTTATTAACCCTTGTTGATCGAAAGAGCCTGTATGTACATATTGTTCATTTAGGATCAACGAGAGCATCCTCTCAAACGATTACTTGTGCGTTAGATCGTTTACGAATGAGCCATGCTTATAGTGTGACATTTGATAATGGTAAAGAATTTTCCGAACACAAAAGAATTACTGATGCCGGGATAGAGACGTATTTTGCTGATCCTTACAAGTCTATTCAGCGAGCTAGAAATGAAAATACGAATGGTTTAATCCGTCAATATCTGCCAAAATCATCATCGTTTGATGACGTGTCAAACGAACAAATAGAGCAGATAGAATTTGCACTCAACCATCGTCCTAGAAAAACGCTAGGTTGGTATACACCGAGTGAAGTTATGGCTGGTTTTTATACTGTTGCACTTGCCGCTTGA
- a CDS encoding electron transfer flavoprotein-ubiquinone oxidoreductase, with amino-acid sequence MEHIERESMEFDVVIVGAGPAGLSAAIKIRQLAIENNLNDLSVCVVEKGSEVGAHILSGAVLEPRAINELFPNWKEEGAPLNVPVTEDRTYFTLSETTYKEAPHWMVPKTMHNDGNYVISLGNVVRWLGQKAEELEVSIFPGFAAAEILYHEDGSVKGIQTGDMGIGKDGEPTHNFAPGYELHAKYTLFAEGCRGHLGKRLIQKFNLDKDADPQHYGIGIKELWEIDPAKHKPGLVMHGAGWPLSETGSSGGWWLYHAENNQVTLGMIVDLSYENPHMYPFMEMQRWKTHPLIKQYLEGGKRISYGARAVVKGGFNSLPKFTFPGGCLIGDDAGFLNFAKIKGSHTAMKSGMLCGEAVFEAIKAGVEKGGDLAVARVTEGEDFFEKELTAYTDKFNNSWLKEELYSARNFGPAMHKFGQWIGGAFNFIDQNVFKVPFTLHDLVPDFKTLKTVDAVNFKPNYPKPDGKLTFDRLSSVFISNTVHEENQPAHLKLTDPSIPVNVNLPKWDEPAQRYCPAGVYEIMENDDGSKRFQINAANCVHCKTCDIKDPSQNITWVTPEGAGGPNYPNM; translated from the coding sequence ATGGAGCACATCGAACGCGAATCGATGGAGTTTGACGTAGTCATCGTAGGTGCAGGCCCTGCGGGTCTTTCTGCGGCGATCAAAATCCGTCAGCTTGCAATTGAAAACAACCTGAATGATCTGTCCGTTTGTGTCGTGGAAAAAGGCTCCGAAGTGGGTGCTCATATTCTTTCCGGTGCTGTGCTGGAACCGCGTGCGATCAATGAACTTTTCCCGAACTGGAAAGAAGAAGGCGCTCCGCTGAATGTTCCTGTGACCGAAGACAGAACCTACTTCACCCTGTCTGAAACTACTTATAAAGAAGCACCGCACTGGATGGTGCCAAAAACCATGCATAACGATGGTAACTACGTGATCTCACTGGGTAACGTAGTTCGCTGGTTAGGCCAGAAAGCGGAAGAGCTGGAAGTATCAATCTTCCCGGGCTTTGCTGCTGCTGAAATTCTGTACCATGAAGATGGTTCAGTGAAAGGCATCCAGACTGGTGATATGGGCATTGGTAAAGATGGTGAACCAACCCATAACTTTGCTCCAGGTTATGAACTGCATGCGAAATATACTTTATTCGCTGAAGGCTGCCGTGGTCATCTCGGTAAACGCCTGATCCAGAAATTCAATCTGGACAAAGATGCTGATCCTCAGCACTACGGTATCGGGATTAAAGAACTGTGGGAAATCGATCCTGCCAAGCACAAACCAGGTCTGGTGATGCACGGTGCCGGCTGGCCTTTATCTGAAACCGGTTCTTCAGGCGGCTGGTGGCTGTACCACGCTGAAAACAACCAGGTGACTCTGGGCATGATCGTGGATCTTTCTTATGAAAACCCACATATGTATCCATTCATGGAAATGCAGCGCTGGAAAACCCATCCACTGATTAAACAGTATCTGGAAGGCGGTAAACGTATTTCTTATGGTGCGCGTGCAGTAGTCAAAGGTGGTTTCAACTCTCTGCCTAAATTTACCTTCCCAGGCGGCTGCTTAATCGGTGATGATGCTGGCTTCCTGAACTTTGCCAAGATCAAAGGCTCACACACTGCGATGAAATCAGGCATGCTGTGTGGTGAAGCAGTGTTTGAAGCAATTAAGGCTGGTGTAGAAAAAGGTGGTGACCTTGCGGTTGCTCGTGTGACTGAAGGTGAAGACTTCTTCGAAAAAGAACTGACTGCTTATACCGACAAGTTCAACAACAGCTGGCTAAAAGAAGAGCTTTATAGCGCGCGTAACTTCGGCCCTGCAATGCACAAGTTTGGTCAATGGATCGGTGGTGCATTCAACTTTATTGACCAGAACGTCTTCAAGGTTCCATTTACCCTGCATGACCTGGTGCCAGACTTCAAGACGCTGAAAACTGTTGATGCAGTGAACTTCAAACCGAATTATCCGAAACCGGATGGCAAACTGACCTTTGACCGTCTGTCGTCAGTGTTTATTTCGAATACGGTACATGAAGAGAACCAGCCTGCTCACCTGAAACTGACTGATCCTTCAATTCCAGTGAACGTAAACCTGCCAAAATGGGATGAGCCTGCTCAGCGCTACTGCCCTGCCGGCGTTTATGAAATCATGGAAAATGATGACGGTTCGAAACGCTTCCAGATCAATGCAGCGAACTGTGTACACTGCAAGACCTGTGACATCAAAGACCCATCTCAAAACATCACTTGGGTAACCCCTGAGGGTGCGGGTGGTCCGAACTACCCTAATATGTAA
- a CDS encoding DUF1285 domain-containing protein produces the protein MNNAAENNHSTKNPAMSDDKNLTNIAQYIKNAQGSHKRSIPPLEQWHPKHCGAMDLKVFANGEWWHEGQLIKRQAMIDLFSTVLWKEDGKFYLKTPVEQIEIEVEDEPLFVNQVDQVEIEGKTYLQLTTTTQDVIIVDQEHPIFMRAFGDELRPYVHVRFGINALIQRAAFLHLVEMGELSENSDGATVLSLKSGDLDLQLST, from the coding sequence ATGAATAACGCAGCAGAGAACAATCATTCGACGAAAAATCCAGCCATGAGCGATGATAAAAATTTAACGAATATTGCACAATACATAAAAAATGCACAGGGCAGTCACAAAAGGTCAATCCCCCCTCTAGAGCAGTGGCATCCAAAGCATTGTGGGGCAATGGATCTCAAGGTTTTTGCTAATGGAGAATGGTGGCACGAAGGTCAATTGATCAAACGCCAGGCCATGATTGACCTGTTCTCGACTGTACTGTGGAAGGAAGATGGCAAGTTTTACCTGAAAACTCCGGTTGAGCAGATCGAAATTGAAGTGGAAGATGAACCGCTGTTTGTCAATCAGGTGGATCAGGTTGAGATTGAAGGGAAGACTTATCTCCAGCTCACTACGACAACGCAGGATGTGATTATTGTAGATCAAGAGCATCCGATTTTTATGCGGGCTTTTGGTGATGAATTGCGTCCTTATGTGCATGTGCGTTTCGGCATCAATGCATTGATCCAGCGTGCTGCCTTTTTACACCTGGTGGAAATGGGGGAGCTCAGTGAAAATTCGGATGGAGCGACAGTTTTAAGCTTGAAAAGTGGAGATTTAGACTTGCAATTAAGCACCTGA
- a CDS encoding MBL fold metallo-hydrolase, whose translation MLQVKIVPVTAFQQNCSILWDTDSKEAVLIDAGGEPEKLKAEVEALGLKVKALWLTHGHLDHAGAVGALKKAWDVPVIGPHKDDAFWLDMIQEVSARYGFPIPEKVEVTEWLQGGEVLKLGDEEFEVRFAPGHTPGHVMFYNQKHGLLWTGDVLFKGSIGRTDFPRGNHQQLLDSIQRECFSLPDDTQFISGHGPMSTIGFEKQHNPFVAGTAG comes from the coding sequence ATGCTCCAAGTCAAAATTGTTCCTGTCACTGCCTTTCAGCAAAACTGTTCTATTCTTTGGGATACAGACAGTAAAGAAGCAGTTTTGATTGATGCGGGTGGTGAGCCAGAAAAACTGAAAGCCGAAGTGGAAGCGCTAGGACTGAAAGTAAAAGCCCTGTGGCTGACCCATGGGCATTTAGACCATGCCGGTGCTGTTGGTGCTTTGAAAAAAGCTTGGGATGTCCCGGTGATTGGCCCGCATAAAGACGATGCCTTCTGGCTGGATATGATTCAGGAAGTATCTGCCCGTTACGGCTTCCCGATTCCGGAAAAAGTGGAAGTGACTGAATGGCTGCAGGGCGGTGAAGTGCTGAAACTGGGTGATGAAGAGTTTGAAGTGCGTTTTGCACCCGGCCATACCCCCGGGCATGTGATGTTCTATAACCAGAAACATGGCCTGCTCTGGACCGGTGATGTACTGTTTAAAGGTTCGATTGGCCGTACCGATTTCCCGCGTGGCAACCATCAGCAACTTTTGGATTCGATCCAGCGGGAATGCTTTAGCCTGCCGGATGATACCCAGTTTATTTCTGGACATGGTCCAATGAGCACG
- a CDS encoding DUF4062 domain-containing protein yields the protein MLDKRYQVFISTSGQDMQPERIILAQTLVGMGFFSWGLEQRTPLSTAFARRQIDDCDYVVILLGSQYGEQSVSGVGYMHLEYIYAVSKQKPVIVFMHDDPDSRDESLHDAKPELREKFNEFRKLLQNEVDQIFTYRSLRDLEMAVRLNMPQMLERYPVTGWVRPQNTQALHDEIDELKAKIAQMEADADKSEPDPFLTLPKVSMHEVFSFEYRMHAYQDGNFKELKVQKKLTWAELLVILGDTFINPTPEEFFSKRMNEYLNETGLEDARVEMPRAHAVARAQMNIRALHSLKLQMRQNDWIVPTGRDDRQRLLWQLTSKAQKLMESNLLDKDRLLPYKSAY from the coding sequence ATGCTCGATAAACGCTATCAGGTCTTTATATCGACCTCTGGTCAGGATATGCAGCCGGAGCGCATCATCTTGGCACAGACGTTGGTGGGTATGGGGTTCTTCTCCTGGGGCCTAGAGCAGCGTACACCTCTTAGTACAGCCTTTGCTCGTCGTCAGATTGATGACTGTGATTATGTGGTAATTCTGCTCGGTAGCCAGTACGGTGAACAGTCCGTCTCTGGCGTAGGTTATATGCATCTTGAATATATCTATGCAGTGAGCAAGCAGAAACCGGTGATAGTGTTTATGCATGATGACCCGGATTCACGGGATGAATCGCTGCATGATGCCAAACCGGAACTACGTGAAAAATTCAATGAATTCCGTAAACTGCTGCAAAACGAAGTTGACCAGATCTTTACCTACCGCAGCCTGCGTGACTTGGAAATGGCTGTTCGCCTGAACATGCCGCAAATGCTGGAGCGTTATCCAGTCACGGGTTGGGTTCGTCCGCAAAATACGCAAGCGTTACATGATGAAATTGATGAACTGAAAGCTAAGATCGCGCAGATGGAAGCGGATGCCGATAAAAGCGAACCGGATCCGTTCCTGACTTTGCCGAAAGTGTCGATGCATGAAGTATTTTCCTTTGAATACCGCATGCATGCCTATCAGGATGGGAATTTCAAGGAATTAAAAGTTCAGAAAAAACTGACCTGGGCAGAATTGCTGGTCATTCTTGGCGATACCTTTATCAATCCGACACCAGAAGAATTTTTCTCTAAGCGCATGAATGAATATCTGAATGAAACTGGTCTGGAAGATGCACGGGTGGAAATGCCACGTGCCCATGCGGTTGCTCGTGCCCAGATGAATATTCGTGCCTTGCATAGTCTGAAATTGCAGATGCGTCAGAATGACTGGATTGTGCCAACCGGCCGGGATGACCGTCAGCGTTTGCTGTGGCAATTGACCTCAAAAGCGCAAAAATTGATGGAAAGTAATTTGCTGGATAAAGATCGTCTTCTTCCATATAAATCAGCGTATTAA
- the lnt gene encoding apolipoprotein N-acyltransferase, with protein sequence MRAHFDKLLKLSEDSKQLPLIYPLLLSLLAGAIFSLALAPYHYWWLAILSPALLYACLRQRSAKQAFGIGWAYGIGLWFVGAFWLYTSIHEYGDTSSTLSVLMILIMALVMGLFTAVQTFLYRRFFPETPLTFAPLWVLFEWAKTWVFTGFPWLFAGYAFTERFLDGYAPLFGVFGVSFVVITLACALVEILNRRVFWAVPSVLLLLGAWGASQLNFVEQKAGSKPLSVSLIQGNIPQDLKWLTEYQIKTLLIYANLTKTEWGRDLIVWPESSIPMFQTDIPDFLDAMKNQAEKSGTSWVTGLPYWDLAETKAEGRPMYYNSIMASGDEASGLYKKQRLVPFGEYIPLSGALSWVLPALQNDPSMSGFSRGARDQKPLNVKQHHLGSAICYEVAYPNLTRRNARQSDFLVTVSNDAWFTGTAGPQQHLQMVQMRAKENGRWFIRATNTGVTAFIDHNGHIVKRAPMDKEAVLRGELPAMQGETLYMKLSDWPVLIFSALLLLIGWRFRPRKVDVSFKSRR encoded by the coding sequence ATGAGGGCACATTTTGACAAACTGCTCAAGCTGTCCGAAGACTCCAAACAGCTTCCGCTGATTTACCCACTGCTGCTGTCTCTTCTGGCAGGTGCAATCTTTAGCCTTGCCCTGGCACCCTATCATTACTGGTGGCTGGCAATTCTGTCTCCAGCACTGCTGTATGCCTGCCTGCGTCAGCGCTCTGCCAAACAAGCTTTTGGAATTGGTTGGGCATACGGGATTGGTCTCTGGTTTGTCGGTGCCTTCTGGCTGTATACCTCGATCCATGAATATGGGGATACCAGCTCAACTCTCAGCGTGCTGATGATCCTGATCATGGCACTGGTGATGGGACTGTTTACCGCGGTACAGACCTTTCTTTACCGTCGCTTTTTCCCGGAAACTCCGCTGACCTTTGCCCCACTCTGGGTGTTATTTGAATGGGCAAAAACCTGGGTGTTTACCGGCTTCCCATGGCTGTTTGCCGGCTATGCCTTCACCGAACGCTTCCTTGATGGTTATGCACCACTGTTCGGCGTGTTTGGGGTGTCCTTTGTAGTCATTACCTTGGCCTGTGCACTGGTGGAAATCCTGAATCGCCGTGTGTTCTGGGCGGTGCCTTCTGTACTTCTATTATTGGGTGCATGGGGTGCTTCTCAGCTGAATTTTGTGGAACAAAAGGCCGGCAGCAAACCACTGAGTGTTTCTCTGATTCAGGGCAATATTCCGCAAGATTTGAAATGGTTGACCGAATATCAGATCAAAACCCTGCTGATCTACGCCAACCTGACCAAGACTGAATGGGGACGTGACCTGATTGTCTGGCCGGAATCTTCGATTCCCATGTTCCAGACCGATATTCCAGATTTTCTGGATGCCATGAAAAATCAGGCAGAAAAATCTGGAACCTCCTGGGTGACGGGCCTGCCATATTGGGATCTGGCGGAGACCAAAGCTGAAGGCCGTCCGATGTACTACAACAGCATCATGGCCAGCGGTGATGAAGCGAGTGGTCTATACAAGAAACAACGCTTGGTACCTTTCGGGGAATATATTCCACTTTCTGGTGCGCTCAGTTGGGTACTACCTGCCTTGCAGAATGACCCCTCTATGAGTGGTTTCTCGCGTGGTGCACGGGATCAAAAACCGTTAAATGTGAAACAGCATCACCTCGGTTCTGCGATCTGCTATGAAGTGGCTTATCCAAACCTGACCCGTCGCAATGCCCGCCAGAGTGATTTTCTGGTAACCGTTTCCAATGATGCCTGGTTTACCGGGACTGCTGGTCCACAGCAGCATTTACAAATGGTACAGATGCGTGCCAAGGAAAATGGCCGCTGGTTTATCCGAGCAACCAACACCGGTGTGACTGCCTTTATTGACCATAACGGGCATATCGTAAAACGCGCACCAATGGACAAAGAAGCTGTGTTACGTGGTGAGTTGCCTGCCATGCAGGGTGAAACCCTGTATATGAAACTGAGCGACTGGCCGGTACTGATCTTCTCGGCACTGTTGCTATTGATTGGATGGCGTTTCCGTCCGCGTAAAGTAGATGTCAGCTTTAAGTCGAGAAGGTAA
- the murI gene encoding glutamate racemase, whose amino-acid sequence MSAIYPISSTLDPVLDVTADAPIGIFDSGIGGLSVALEIARYLPNERFVYYADTANVPYGPREDQDIRELTAHAIEWLYRRGCKAAVVACNTASAFSLDYLRAHYGERFPIIGLVPALKPAVLATKSKTVAVLATPATFRGKLIKDVMTRFAEPAQVKVIPVTCLDLVPFVEAGEQMSPACLATLRLLLQPVVDQGADYLVLGCTHYPFLKSSIQYIFGHKMTLIDSGLAVARQTARVLIKNELLFGSEREENVRIELFVSGQNAEQMQPIIQRLIPDDISWSVNNIEA is encoded by the coding sequence ATGAGCGCCATTTATCCGATTTCTTCAACACTTGATCCCGTCCTTGATGTTACTGCAGACGCACCCATTGGGATTTTTGATTCAGGAATCGGAGGACTGTCAGTGGCGCTCGAAATTGCGCGATATTTACCGAATGAGCGCTTCGTTTATTATGCCGATACTGCCAATGTACCCTACGGTCCGCGTGAAGATCAGGACATTCGTGAGCTGACTGCGCATGCAATTGAATGGCTGTATCGTCGTGGCTGTAAAGCCGCTGTAGTGGCTTGTAATACCGCTTCAGCCTTTAGTCTGGATTATCTACGTGCCCATTATGGTGAACGTTTTCCCATTATTGGACTGGTACCCGCTTTAAAACCCGCAGTCCTGGCGACCAAATCGAAAACGGTGGCCGTTCTCGCTACGCCGGCGACCTTTCGCGGCAAGCTGATTAAAGATGTCATGACCCGTTTTGCCGAGCCGGCACAGGTGAAAGTCATTCCGGTGACCTGTCTGGATCTGGTGCCCTTTGTGGAGGCCGGAGAACAGATGAGTCCCGCGTGTCTAGCGACATTACGCCTGCTTTTACAACCAGTTGTGGACCAGGGCGCGGATTATTTGGTGCTTGGATGTACACATTACCCCTTCCTAAAATCGTCAATTCAGTATATTTTTGGTCATAAAATGACATTGATTGACTCTGGTTTGGCAGTTGCGAGACAAACTGCCCGCGTTCTGATCAAAAATGAGCTATTATTTGGAAGCGAACGTGAAGAAAACGTGCGGATTGAACTGTTTGTCAGTGGTCAAAATGCTGAGCAAATGCAACCGATTATCCAGCGCCTGATTCCAGACGATATTTCGTGGTCTGTGAATAATATTGAAGCTTGA